In Phyllopteryx taeniolatus isolate TA_2022b chromosome 1, UOR_Ptae_1.2, whole genome shotgun sequence, the following proteins share a genomic window:
- the LOC133482448 gene encoding uncharacterized protein LOC133482448: MENGGTWNSPTGISPKNNLRAIGLTVRSSIDAPLTTNNGNDSVLTRSYIHENGFSSSKEKQRNGTQSRDVKLCQYEQNMPQALTKNFKTVSKGEGGRASSDTQKIEGPTLQDLPNDISKTLNSEHSEVSKVVPLKPQRSKKSLTKDTIVCVQSPNQSAWSIVGDAALIQSEGGSGEATRRVGDDNRLHSSTDRVSDNSAARKYHSGAGPSHHHQQEQQQQQQYFREFREAGNSMTSGEQQEDAQNNADLNAERLLSRFPTVPPRTLPLKKQWSRDRHSNTDCSHIHYRTNHDTTKRKQANVTDLYIKVSFFLSTSSHE, from the exons ATGGAAAATGGGGGAACGTGGAACTCTCCAACCGGGATATCtcctaaaaacaatttaagagcAATAGGGCTAACAGTTAGAAGCTCCATCGATGCTCCTTTAACCACTAACAATGGAAATGATTCTGTATTAACAAGGAGTTACATTCATGAAAATGGATTCAGCTCCTCTAAGGAAAAACAAAGGAACGGAACACAGAGCAGAGATGTGAAGCTTTGCCAATATGAGCAAAACATGCCTCAAGCACTAACAAAGAACTTTAAAACGGTCTCAAAGGGAGAAGGAGGCAGAGCGTCGAGTGACACACAGAAAATCGAGGGCCCGACTCTTCAAGATTTGCCGAACGATATCAGCAAAACTTTGAACTCTGAACATTCTGAAGTCAGCAAAGTAGTTCCTCTCAAGCCACAGAGATCAAAAAAATCTTTGACTAAAGATACCATAGTTTGTGTGCAGTCTCCAAACCAGTCTGCGTGGAGCATTGTTGGGGATGCAGCATTGATACAATCAGAAGGTGGATCCGGTGAAGCAACAAGGAGAGTGGGGGATGATAATAGACTGCACTCTTCCACAGATAGAGTCAGTGATAACTCAGCAGCTAGAAAATACCACAGCGGTGCTGGTCCatcacatcatcatcaacaagaacaacaacaacaacaacagtactTTAGAGAATTCAGGGAGGCAGGAAATTCAATGACTAGTGGCGAGCAACAGGAAGATGCTCAAAATAATGCAGACTTGAACGCAGAGAGACTCCTGTCTAGGTTTCCAACAGTTCCCCCACGAACACTTCCTCTGAAAAAGCAATGGTCAAGAGACCGCCACAGCAACACCGACTGCAGCCACATCCACTACAGAACCAACCATGACACCACCAAGAGGAAGCAAGCG AACGTCACGGACCTTTACATTAAGGTCTCCTTTTTCCTTTCAACATCCTCACATGAATAA